From Nymphaea colorata isolate Beijing-Zhang1983 chromosome 6, ASM883128v2, whole genome shotgun sequence, a single genomic window includes:
- the LOC116256811 gene encoding malate dehydrogenase, chloroplastic-like yields MESESSFLGKESGAALLVSSRSLECKQACEQSSCLLPRASSYKVAVLGAAGGIGQPLALLVKMSPLVSSLHLYDVANVKGVAADLSHCNTPSRVLDFTGPSELANALKGVDVVVVPAGVPRKPGMTRDDLFNINAGIVKSLVEAVADNCPGAFIHIISNPVNSTVPIAAEVLKQKGVYDPKKLFGVTTLDVVRANTFVAQKKNLRLIDVDVPVVGGHAGITILPLLSKTKPSVSFTGEEVEDLTVRIQNAGTEVVEAKAGAGSATLSMAYAAARFVESSLRALDGDSDVYECSYVQSELSELPFFASRVKLGKQGIEAFISADLQGLSEYEQKALEALKPELKASIDKGIAFVHKQATTAAV; encoded by the coding sequence ATGGAATCGGAATCTTCATTCTTAGGCAAGGAAAGTGGTGCTGCTCTTCTagtttcatcaagatcattaGAATGCAAACAAGCATGCGAACAATCTAGTTGTCTGCTGCCAAGAGCTTCGTCCTACAAGGTAGCTGTCCTGGGGGCTGCTGGAGGAATTGGGCAACCGCTAGCACTTCTGGTCAAGATGTCCCCGTTGGTGTCCTCATTGCATCTTTATGATGTTGCTAACGTTAAAGGAGTTGCTGCTGACCTTAGTCATTGCAATACTCCTTCTCGGGTCCTGGACTTTACAGGTCCTTCTGAGTTGGCTAATGCCTTGAAAGGTGTGGACGTTGTCGTGGTTCCAGCTGGAGTGCCAAGGAAGCCTGGCATGACACGTGATGATCTTTTCAATATCAATGCTGGTATTGTCAAAAGCTTAGTTGAGGCAGTGGCTGATAATTGTCCTGGTGCCTTCATTCACATTATCAGCAATCCAGTCAATTCCACCGTGCCAATTGCAGCTGAAGTTTTGAAACAGAAAGGCGTTTATGATCCAAAAAAGCTTTTTGGGGTTACCACCCTTGATGTTGTGAGAGCAAATACATTTGTTGCACAGAAGAAGAATCTGAGGCTGATTGATGTTGATGTACCAGTTGTTGGTGGGCATGCCGGCATTACTATATTACCATTACTGTCCAAAACAAAGCCATCAGTTAGTTTCACCGGTGAAGAGGTGGAGGATCTTACTGTGAGGATCCAAAATGCTGGAACTGAAGTTGTTGAGGCAAAAGCTGGTGCTGGTTCAGCTACTCTTTCCATGGCATATGCAGCAGCTAGATTTGTGGAATCTTCCCTCAGGGCCTTGGATGGTGATAGCGACGTGTATGAATGTTCTTATGTGCAGTCTGAGCTGTCGGAGCTTCCATTCTTTGCTTCAAGAGTCAAGCTGGGGAAGCAGGGTATCGAAGCCTTCATATCTGCAGATCTTCAAGGGCTGTCTGAGTATGAGCAGAAGGCCCTGGAAGCCTTGAAACCAGAACTGAAGGCAAGCATTGACAAGGGCATCGCCTTCGTGCATAAGCAGGCTACTACAGCTGCAGTTTGA
- the LOC116256809 gene encoding polygalacturonase inhibitor-like — MKRVSWPPLENFVESGRQRDRDGDYKVGSSFWSTFIHELSSLQQGSLEMPRLFVFLLFSLSITVASASRWRCLPEDAQVVNEIFAALNRTTFTGDCCHLFSMIQCNPNTSSVTSFSLFGDDFNGPIPAAIAKFPNLQFLSIHKMPNLHGGIPPSFASLTKLTYFRITWTNVSGPIPSWLNRLTNLGGLDLSYNQFSGSIPPTLADLPSLTWLHLDRNKLTGPIPESFGQFRGANPSIFLSHNSLSGPIPKSLGRVDFSTIDLDRNLLVGDPSHLFNNRSKSLSTLILSRNLFDFDLTGVTFPSGLQILDFSHNMIGGSIPTEITSLANLQQFNVSYNRLCGRIPQGGNMQKFDSSSYMHNRCLCGPPLSAKLC, encoded by the coding sequence ATGAAGCGCGTAAGCTGGCCGCctttagaaaattttgtcgAAAGCGGGCGCCAGAGAGACAGAGACGGAGATTATAAAGTGGGGAGTAGCTTCTGGTCTACCTTCATCCACGAGCTGAGCAGTCTGCAACAAGGGAGTTTGGAAATGCCTCGCCTTTTCGTCTTCCTTTTGTTCTCCCTCTCCATCACCGTCGCCTCTGCTTCCAGGTGGCGATGCCTTCCCGAAGATGCGCAGGTTGTGAACGAGATCTTCGCCGCCCTCAACCGGACGACCTTCACCGGTGACTGCTGCCACCTATTCAGCATGATCCAGTGCAATCCAAACACCAGCAGCGTGACGAGCTTCAGCCTCTTCGGCGATGACTTTAATGGCCCGATTCCGGCAGCCATCGCCAAGTTCCCCAATTTGCAGTTTCTCAGCATCCATAAGATGCCGAATCTTCATGGAGGAATCCCACCATCCTTCGCCAGCCTCACCAAGCTCACCTACTTTCGCATCACCTGGACGAACGTCTCCGGCCCCATACCAAGTTGGTTGAATCGACTGACCAACCTGGGGGGTTTGGACCTGTCCTACAACCAGTTCAGTGGCTCCATTCCCCCAACCCTTGCTGATCTTCCCAGTCTCACATGGCTGCATTTGGACCGCAACAAGCTGACCGGTCCCATACCCGAGTCCTTCGGCCAGTTCCGAGGCGCCAACCCTTCGATCTTCCTCTCTCACAATAGCCTTTCCGGCCCCATACCCAAGTCTCTTGGCCGTGTCGATTTCTCCACCATCGATCTCGATAGGAATCTGCTAGTCGGCGACCCATCTCACCTCTTCAACAATCGATCCAAGTCACTGAGCACCTTGATTCTCTCCCGGAATCTCTTCGATTTCGACCTGACCGGTGTCACCTTCCCGTCCGGCTTGCAGATCTTGGATTTCTCACATAACATGATAGGGGGAAGCATCCCCACGGAAATTACGAGCCTCGCTAACCTGCAGCAGTTCAACGTGAGCTACAACAGGCTGTGCGGGAGGATCCCCCAAGGTGGGAACATGCAGAAGTTCGATAGTTCGTCCTATATGCACAACCGCTGCCTCTGTGGACCGCCGCTCTCTGCTAAATTATGTTGA